The Rhodococcus rhodochrous DNA window CGAGTTCGTCGAGCCTCTCGCGCAGGAACTGCGTCGGATAGCTGTCGGGCGAGATTCCCGTGGCCCAGACGTCGGCGGCGGCGAGTTCGAGAGCGCTCATGCCCGGCAGGGCCGGAGCCGGCACCGTCCCGATCCCAGGAAGCCGGCCGGGGCGTTGTGCCGCCGCCGGAGCCGCACCCCAGAGGGCTTCGCGGCGGGTGACACCGAACGAGGAGAACGCTCCCGCGGTGGCCAGTGCCTCGACCTGCGCGGTGGTGAGACCGACGCGGGCGGCGAGGTCGGCGGGCGAGGTGTACGGGCCGTGGGCACTGCGTTCGGTCACGATGCGTTCGGCGAGGTCGTCGCCGATGTGCCGCACCGTCGCCAGGCCGAGCCGGACCTCTCGCCCTTCGTTCTCGAGGGTGGCGTGCGCGAGGCTCGCCCCGATGTCGGGGCCGTGGACGACCACACCGTGACGGCGGGCATCGGCGACCAGCGATTGCGGCGAGTAGAAACCCATCGGCTGAGCACGCAGCAGACCCGCGCAGAACGCTGCGGGATGGTGCAGTTTGAACCACGCCGAATAGAACACCAGCGAGGCGAAGCTCTGCGAATGACTTTCGGGGAAACCGAAATTCGCGAAGGCGTAGAGCTTCTCGTAGATGCGGTCGGCGACGTCCCCCGTGATGCCGTGCAGGTCCCGCATGCCCTGATAGAGGCGTCCCCGCAGACGCTCCATCTTCTCCGTCGACCGTTTCGATCCCATGGCGCGACGCAACCGGTCGGCCTCCGCCGCGGTGAATCCCGCGGCGTCGACGGCCATCTGCATGAGCTGTTCCTGGAAGAGCGGAACACCGAGGGTGCGTTCGAGGGCCTTCTCGAGGCACGGATGGTCGTAGGTGACGGGTTCGAGACCGTTGCGCCGCCGGATGTAGGGGTGCACCGAACCGCCCTGGATCGGGCCGGGCCGGATGATGGCCACCTCGATGACCAGATCGTAGAAGCAGCGCGGCTTCAACCGCGGCAGAGTGGCCATCTGCGCCCGCGACTCCACCTGGAAGACACCCACCGAGTCGGCGCGGCACAACATCTCGTAGACCCCCGGCTCGGAGAGGTCGAGGTGCGCGAGATCGACTCGGATGCCTTCGTGTTCGTCGACGAGGTCGATCATGTAGTGCAACGCGGAGAGCATGCCGAGGCCGAGCAGATCGAACTTCACGAGACCCGCTGCAGCACAGTCGTCCTTGTCCCACTGCAGAACGGTGCGTCCTTCCATTCGCGCCCATTCGACGGGGCACACGTCGGCGACGGGCCGGTCGCAGATCACCATGCCGCCCGAGTGGATGCCGAGATGCCGTGGGAGACCTTCGATCTGTTCGGCGAGATCGAGAACCGTCTCCGGGATCCGTTCGTCGGTCTCTACCCGCACCCCACCCCACCGGCCGATCAGCTTGCTCCACGCGTCCTGCTGTCCCTGCGAGTATCCGAGAGCACGGGCCATGTCGCGGACGGCGGAACGACCGCGGTAGGTGATGACGTTCGCGACCTGCGCCGCATTGATGCGGCCGTACTTGCGGTAGACGTACTGGATCGCCTCCTCGCGCCGGTCGGATTCGATGTCGAGGTCGATGTCGGGTGGGCCGTCGCGTTCGGGCGACAGGAAGCGTTCGAACAGCAGCTTGTTGCCGACGGGGTCGACGTTGGTGATGCCGATCGCGTAGCAGACCGCCGAGTTGGCGGCCGATCCTCGTCCCTGGCAGAGGATGTCGCTCCGCTTGCAGAAGTCGACGATGTCGTGGACGACGAGGAAGTATCCCGGGAATCCCAGCCGGCCGACGACGTCGAGTTCGTGTTCGATCTGCCGATAGGCGTCGGGGCGGCGCTCGACCGGACCGTAGCGGCGACGCGCCCCGTCGTAGGTGAGTTCGCGCAGCCAGGTGAACTCGGTGTGCCCGTCGGGAACATCGAAGGGCGGCAGTTTCGGGGCGACGAGACGCAGATCGAAGGCGCATTCACGACCGAGTTCGGCGGCATGGTGCACGACACCCGGAAAGGCCTCGAACAGCCGCGTCATCTCCTCCCCCGACCGCAGGTGCCCGCCTCCGGTCGGGGGGATCCGGCCGACGGCGTCGTCGAGGCTCTGCCGGTCGGAGATCGCCGCCACGGCCATCGCCAGACGTCGCCGATGGGGATGCGCGAAGTGCGCCGCCGTGCTCGCGATGCACGGAATGCCATGTCGCGCGGCAAGTTCGAAGAGGGCTGCGTTGCGTTCGTGGTCGTCGGGATATCCGTGACGGGTGAGTTCGACGGTCACGCGGTCGGCACCGAACCGGTCGACGAGATCGAGCAATGCTGCTTCGGCGGCGGGGATCCCGCCCGTGGTGAGCGCCTGTCGCAGGTGCCCCCGACGACAACCGGTGAGGATCTGCCAGTGCCCACCGGCGGCGTCGGTGAGCGCGTCGTAGTCGTACCTCGGGTTGTTCTTCTCCCCTCCTGCGAGGTGGGCGTCGGCGATCTGCCGCGACAGGCGTCGATAGCCCTCCTGACCGCGGGCGAGGACGAGCAGGTGCGCATCGTCGAGGCCCAGCTCGGCTCCGAAGACGGTGCGGATGTCGAGTTCGCGTGCGGCTTCGGCGAATCGCACCGCCCCGTACAGTCCGTCGTGGTCGGTCACCGCGAGGGCCTCGAGTCCGAGTCGTGCCGCCTCCTCGGCGAGTTCCTCCGGCGTGGAGGCACCGTCGAGGAAGCTGAACGCAGAGTGGGCGTGCAGTTCGGCGTAGGGCACGACCGGCCCTTGTGGACGTCGGACCCGCGCCTCGTACTCGGCGCGGGTGCGCGACCACGCCGGGCTGTCGCTCCCGTCGCCGGGATGTTCGGCATCGCGACGGGAAGTGCCGGGTCGTCCCGAGAGCACACGTTCCATCTCCGACCAGGTCGGCGGACCGTTTCCCCATCCCACTCCGGCACCTCCTCGACCGATCCAGTATCGCACATGTGTTCGAACGAGACGTTCGAACACGCGCAGTTCTCGTCGCGACACGCCGGGAGTCGGCGACGAGAACTGCACGATCGACTGCAACCAGGGGGTTGCATCACGGGCCAGCAAGTGCAACCCTGGAGTTGCATTCCCATCGAAGGAGGCAATCATGACCGACGAACTCGACCGCATCGAACGCGACATCACCATCGACGCCCCCGTGGACCGGGTGTGGACACTCGTGGCCGAACCCGGCTGGTACATCAACGACAACGAGTGGACCGAGCACCGCCTCGAACACGACGGAGATCTCACCACCGTGCACGATCCGGTCCACGGCGCCTTCGTCTTCCGCACCGTGACCCTCGACGAACCGCACTACGCGGCCTTCCGCTGGCTCGCCGACCACACCGATCCCGACAGCCCGTCGACCCTCGTCGAGTTCCGGCTCACCGCCCTCGACACCGACACGACCGAATTACGCGTCACGGAAACCGGATTCGACTCCCTGCCCGGCGACGCGAGCGAACGCCGCACCCGCTTCGAGGAGAACTCCCGGGGCTGGACCACCGAACTGGAGATCGCCAAGCACCATCTCGAGAAGGACGGAAGCGTTGCCCGACGCTGAGTTCTCCGCCGACCTGCATCCCGTCTTCGCGGCCCTGGCCGACGACACCCGGTGGCGCATCCTGCAGCGACTGGGCCGATCCCCGGCGTCGGCGTCCGGGCTCGCGGCCGAGTTCACGGTCTCCCGTCAGGCCATCGCCAAGCATCTGGCGGTGCTCGAACGGTGCGGTCTCGTGACCTCCGAGCGCGCCGGACGGGAGATCCGCTTCTCCGCCGTCGGATCGCGGCTGAGCGCGGTCGGGCGTGCGATCGACGCCGTGGGGGCAGGCTGGGACCGCCGCCTGTCCGCGATCAAGAAGGCGGCCGAACGGCCTCAGTAACCCGCGTTCGGATCGACCCGGGCGATCAACTCCTCACCCGCGGCGAACCGGCGTACGTTCTCCTCGAGGGTCGGCGCGAACGTCTGCGTCAGCCGGCTGCGCGTATTGGCGATGTGCGGTGTGATCACGGCGTTGTCGAGATCCCACAGCGGATGACCGTCGGGCAACGGTTCGGGATCGGTCACGTCGAGGACCGCCCCGGCGATCGCACCGTCCCCGAGCGCCTTCACCAGCGCGTCGGTGTCGACGAGGTTGCCCCGCGCGACGTTCACGAGCCACGCCGACCCGGGCATCGCCGCGAGCGCGGCGGCGTCGACGAGATGATCGGTCTCGGCGGTCGCGGGTGCGGCGACGACGAAGTGATCGGCCATCGACCACACCTCCGACGTGCGGTCGGCCGGCAGCGTGACCTTCGCGCCGTCGACGGGACGGCCCGAACGATTGACCGCGACGACGGACGCGCCGAGGGCATGCAGGCGCGGGATCATCGCCCGGCCGATACCGCCGCATCCGACGATGGCCACGGTCGAGCCGTGGAGGGTCCGCACCCGCGGGTCGAGAACGTCCTTGGTCCACCGCTTCGCGGCAACCGAGGCGTGGAACTGCCGCAACCCCACGAGCAGCGCTCCCACCGCGTACTCGGCCACGTTGTCGGCGTACACACCGGACGCATTCGCCCACAGCCGGCGGTCGTCGATCACGCCCGCCCGGAAGAACGGTTCGATACCCGCGTAGGTGAGCTGCACCCAGCGCACCCGGTCGGGCAGATCCGGGAATTCCTCGGCGCTGCCGTCCCACACCAGGGCGTCGGCCTCGTCCAGTTCGGAGAGGGTTCCACCGCCGGAGACGATCGCGGCGGCGAGGTGTTCGTCGTGGCCCGGTCCGAGATGAATACGCATGCCGCGACCCTAACCTCGAATCGTTCGCGGAGGGATGTCGAGAATCCGGAAGCGGCTCCGTCTCCTCCATGAACGCGGCCACAATGGGCCGTACCGCACGGAGGAGAACATCATGGCCAAGTACCTGCTGCTCAAGCATTACCGCGGCGCCCCGGCAGCGGTGAACGACGTACCCATGGATCAGTGGGAGCCGGACGAGGTGTCGGCCCACATCCGGTACATGCAGGATTTCGCCGCCCGTCTCGAGAGCACCGGCGAGTTCGTCGACGCGCAGGCGCTCTCCCCGGAGGGCACCTTCGTCCGCTACGACGGTGAGGGACGTCCCCCGGCCACCGACGGGCCGTTCCCGGAGACGAAGGATCTCATCGCCGGGTGGATGGTGATCGACGTCGACAGCTACGACCGGGCACTGGAACTGGCCGGCGAACTGTCGGCCGCGCCGGGAGCCGGCGGGAAGCCGATCCACGAATGGCTCGAGGTGCGACCGTTCATGTCCGAACCGCCGACCGTCACGGAGTAGACGTGGACGAGGCGTTGCTGCGCACGCTCGTCCCCACGGTGATCGGCATCCTCGTCCGCCGCGGAGCGGATTTCGCGTCGGCCGAGGATGCCGTCCAGGACGCGCTCGTCGAAGCCCTGCGGGTGTGGCCGGAGGATCCGCCGCGCGACCCGAAGGGCTGGCTGGTCGCGGTGGCGTGGCGCAGATTCCTCGACACCGTGCGCGCCGACGCGTCCCGTCGACGCCGCGAGATCCTCGTCGACGCCGAGCCCCGGCCGGGGCCGGGCACACCGGTGGACGACACGCTCGCGTTGTACTTCCTGTGTGCCCACCCGTCGCTCACGCCCGGCTCGGCGGTCGCGCTCACCCTGCGTGCCGTCGGCGGGTTGACGACCCGGCAGATCGCGCAGGCCTATCTCGTTCCGGAAGCGACGATGGCCCAACGCATCAGCCGGGCCAAGCGCACGATCGCGGACGTCCGGCTGGATCGGCCGGGCGATGTCGCGACGGTGTTGCGGGTGCTCTATCTCGTGTTCAACGAGGGCTATTCGGGTGACGTCGACCTGGCCACCGAGGCCGTCCGGCTCACGCGCGGGCTGGCAGCGGTGATCGACCACCCCGAGGTGTCGGGTCTGCTCGCGCTGATGCTGCTCCATCACGCCCGGCGAGCGGCGCGCATCCGGCCGGACGGCAGTCTCGTTCCCCTCACCGAACAGGATCGCAGCCTGTGGGACACGCGTCTGATCTCGGAGGGCGTGGAGATCCTGCAGGCCGCGCTCGCCCGCGACCGGCTCGGCGAGTTCCAGGCGCAGGCCGCCGTCGCCGCCCTGCATGCCGACGCGCGTACCGCGGAGGAGACCGACTGGGTGCAGATCGTCGAGTGGTACGACGAGCTCCTGCGGTTCACCGACAACCCGGTGGCCCGTCTCAACCGTGCCGTCGCGGTCGGTGAGGCCGACGGACCCCACGCCGGTCTCGCAGCAATGGCCGAGCTCGACCCCAGCCTGCCCCGGTACACGGCGGCCGCGGCGTATCTCCACGAACGCGCCGGCGACACCGCGACGGCGGCCCGGCTCTACGCCGAGGCCGCGCACCTGGCGACCAGCGTGCCCGAACGCGACCATCTCGTGCGGCAGGCGGCACGCCTGCACAGCGTTTCCTGAGGTTCCGTCAGGGTTCTCCCCCACCACGAAATCCGGTGCCACGCCGGATGTGCCGACGGTGCGGGAGAACGAGCATGGGTGTCGTGAAACTCCTGGTGCGTCTGCTCGCCATACCCTTCGTGCTCTTCATCGCGTTCGTGGCGGTCATCGGTGGCCTGGCCGTCCACGCGTGGACCACGCGCGCGCTCGACACCACCGGACGCGTCGACTTCGACACCGCCCTGCGCATCCCTCCCGTCGAGTCGGGCACCGTCGACGCCGACGGCACGCGCGTGTTCGACCTGACCATGCGGCGCGGCACGACCGACCTCGGGCACGGCCCCGACACCCGGACGTGGGGCGTGAACGGCAGCTATCTCGGACCCACCCTCCGCGCCGTGCGCGGAGAGAACGTGCGCGTGAACGTCACGAACGAGCTCGGCGAGACGAGCACGATGCACTGGCACGGCATGCACCTGCCCGCGGCGATGGACGGCGGACCGCATCAGCCGATCGAGCCGGGAACGACGTGGTCGCCGTACTGGACCGTCGATCAACCGGCCGCGACCCTCTGGTACCACCCGCACCTGCACGGTTCCACCGCCGCGCACGTGTACCGGGGTGTCGCGGGCATGTTCCTGATCGACGAGCCCGGCACGTCGCCGCTCCCCCACGACTACGGGGTCGACGACATCCCCCTCATCGTCCAGGACCGGAAGTTCGACGGTGACCAACTCGACGACAGCAACGCGATCTTCGCCGATGTCGGCACGCTCGGCGACGAGATCCTCGTCAACGGCACACCGCGGCCGTTCCTGGACGTCGCTACCGAGACGGTCCGGCTCCGGGTGCTCAACGCGTCGAACGCGCGCGTCTACAACTTCTCGTTCGACACCGGGATGCCGTTCCTCGTCGTCGGCAGCGACGGTGGTCTGCTCGAGGAGCCGCGGGCCGTCCGCAGTCTCCAGTTGTCGCCGGGTGAGCGCGCCGAGATCGTCGTCCGGCCGGAAGCAGGTTCGAGGCACGTGCTGCGCAGCACCCCGCCCGAGCTGAAGGCCGGCTTCTGGCAGGACCGCTTCTCCGGTGGCGACGACCGCATGGACGTCCTCGAGCTGCGGGCGGCACCCGTCCTCAGGTCGTCGGCCGCGATCCCGGAGAGACTGACCACCCTTCCGGAGCTCGGGGAACCGAGCAGCACCCGCCGCATCGACCTGACCTCGTCGACGACCATCAACGATCGCGAGATGGACATGGGCCGGATCGACGAGGTGGTCGTCGCCGGCACCACCGAACTCTGGGAGGTGCGCAACGTCAGCGGCACGATCCACAACTTCCACATCCACGACGTGCAGTTCGAGATCCTCGGCATAACCGGGGTGAGTCCTGACCATCCGTCCCTGGCCGGTCGCAAGGACACCGTCTTCGTCCCGCCGGCGGCGACCGTGCGTCTGCTCGTTCCGTTCGGTAGCCACACCGATCCGGCGATGCCGTACATGTACCACTGTCACCTGCTCAAACACGAGGACAGCGGCATGATGGGACAGTTCGTGGTGGTCGGCGCCGACGAGGTGCACGACGTGACGCAGGCGGCCGGCACGGCCCACCATGCCCACGACGGCGGGTGAACCCGGTCACGTCCGGCAGGGCCGGGAATGGATCCTTGCCCACCCCTGTTGAGGAGTGTGGATCGGCGCGTCGCGTACGCCCCGGAGCCAATGAGAAACCGCCTTCGTGGAATACCGTCCGGCTGGAGCCACGTTGCGCAACGTGCCGTGAGGCATCCGGCGCGTCGGTCCACCTTCTTCCTCCCCTGATCTCGCGGCCGTTCCGGCCGAGCAGGGTGAAGCCCTCCCACTCCACGCCAGTACAGTTGCCGATCGTCACAATCGTCAGCGGAACCGGGAGTGGGCATGAGTCGCTGGGCCGAGATCGTCGTCACCAGGAGCCGATGGGTACTGGCGATCGTGCTGCTCGTCGTGCTCTTCGCCGGCGCCTGGGGCGTCGGGATCTTCGGCAAGCTGACCGGCACGGGCTACTACGACCCGAACAGCGAGGCCGTCGAGGTCGAGCAGATCATCTACGAGAACTTCGGGTCGCAGGCCGCGGACATCATCGCGCTCTACACCGCACCCGAGGGACGCACGGTCGACGGCATCCGTCCCGACATCGAAAGAACCCTCGCCGAGTTCCAGGACGCCGTCCCCGCCGAGTCGATCCAGACCTACTGGACCGCTCCGCCGCCGATGAACCAGCTGCTGCTGTCGACCGACCAACGCAGCGTGGCTGCCTCGATCACGCTCGGCGCGAACTCCGGGCTCACCGCCGCGAGCTTCCCCGAAGCCCTCGACCTGCTCGAGGTGCCCGGCGTGGAATCGCAGTTCGCCGGCAACACCGTGGTCGCGATCGAGTTCACCGACACCCTGGAGAGCGATCTCGTCCGGTCCGAGCTCATCGCGGTGCCCATCACGCTGGTGCTGCTGGTGTTCATCTTCGGCGGGGTGATCGCCGCCGCGGTCCCGGTCTTCGTGGGTGTGCTCGCGATCTTCTCGTCCCTCGCCACCCTGCGTCTGCTGTCGAATTTCACCGAGGTGTCGTCGTACGCGCTGAACATCACGTCGCTGATCGGTCTGGGCCTGGCGATCGACTACGGCCTGTTCATCGTCAGCCGCTACCGCGAGGAACTCGCGGCCGGTTCGGACGTCACCTCGGCGGTCAAGCGGACGATGTCCACCGCCGGTCACACCGTGATGTTCTCCGCTGCCCTGCTGATCTGCGCGTTCGCGGGCATGCTCGTCTTCCCGCAGACGGTGCTGCGGTCGCTCGGCCTCGGTGCCATGGCCGCCGTCCTCGGTGCCGCCGTCCTGTCGCTGACCGCGGTTCCCGCGCTGCTGACGATGCTCGGCCACCGCATCAACGCGTGGACCTGGGACCGTGAGACCTCCACCCGCGCCGAAGCGCGGGCGCGTCGTTTCTGGGGCGGGGTCGTCCGCAAGGTCGTGCGCCGTCCCGCCCTGATCGCGGTGGTGATCACCGGCGGTCTCCTCGTACTCGCGTCGCCTGTGTTCGAAGCACGGTTCGGGGAGATCGAATACACCGCGCTGCCCGAGGACAGCCAGGCCCGCGCGGCCACCCAGACCCTGCTCGACGAGTTCCCGAGCACCGGCAACGGCGCCACACTCGTCCTGCGCGGCGAGAACGGGCAGGCCCCGGACAGCACTGCCGTGCGCACGGTGTCCACCGAGGTCGCCAAGGTCGACGGCATCTCGCAGACCGTCATCGTCGGGCAGGAGTCCGACGTGGTGGTCCTGCAGGGCCTCTACGCGCAGGGCGTGGACGGCACCGCACGGGCGAGCGAGATCACCGGCGAACTGCGCGCCCTGGACGTGCCGGACGGCACCGATCTGCTCGTCGGCGGTGGCCGGGCCCTCGTCGACGACGCCAACCAGGCCGTCTCGGATTCGCTCCCCTGGATGATCACGATCATGGTGCTCTCGACCCTGGTGCTGCTGTTCCTGGCATTCGGGTCGGTGGCACTACCGATCAAGGCCGTGCTCATGGCGGCACTGAGCCTCGCCGCGACCTTCGGTGTGCTGACCTGGGTGTTCCAGCTGGGCCACGGTGCTTCGTGGCTGCACGTCGTTCCCGCGGCGATGGAGCCGACCTTCGTCGTCCTCATCCTCGCCGTGGTGTTCGGCCTGTCGACCGACTACGAGGTGTTCCTCATGTCGCGCATGATGGAGGCCCGCGCGGCCGGAGCGAGCACGGTCGAGGCCGTCGAATACGGCATCGCCCGCACCGGACGTGTCGTCACCGCCGCCGCACTGCTGCTGATCGTGGTCACCGGGGCCTTCACCATCTCCGGCCTGTCGATCATGCGGTTCCTCGGAGTCGGCATGATCGTCGCGCTCATCATCGACGCGACGATCGTGCGCATGCTGCTCGTGCCGTCGCTGGTCAAGCTCATGGGTGAGGCCAACTGGTGGGCACCGGCGTGGATGAAGCGCGTGCACGCGAAGGTCGGACTGGGGCATTAGACCGCAGAGCGGCCGGGTCATCAGACCGCAGGGCGGCCGGTGTTCGGGGTCGCTACAGCGGCGTGATCGTCGTCGCGACGACGGGACGCGCCGGCTTGGCCGCGGCACCGCAGCTCGCCGGCCGGGCCGGTAGTTCCGAGGTCTCCACCCGGACCCGCCATGCCCGGCCGTCGTGATGGCGCACGATCGGCTCGTCCCCGTCCTCGACCGTCACGGCGTCGATCGCGAACTCGTCGATCGCCTCGCGCACCGCGATCTCGGCGGCCTGCCCGGCCGCACCCCAGGTGCTGCGACCCCGCAGACCGGCCGCGTGGACCTGTCCCTTCCCGGCGTCGCGGACCGCGGCGAGACTGTCGTCCTCACCGAGCCGCCCGTAGGTGTAGCCGGTGGGCAGCATGATCATCGACGGCGCGAAACGGTGTCCGCCGGTGTGCGAGCACTCCCACACGTCCTGCCCGAACTCGGCGGTCAGAGCGGCCGCGATCGGGCGCCCCAGCACAGCGCAGCACCGGTCCCTCTTGCCGTGAGCGCACACCAGGGCGATCGGGTCCTGCACGGCGGCGCCGATGCCGGGGGCCGGACCTGCGACCACGCGGGGGACGATGTCGAGCAGCTCGGCCGGCTCGGTGATCTCGAGCCGCTCGCACCAGGTGTTCTCCGGTTCCGTGCGGGCCAGCAGGACGGTTCGGGTCTCCCGCACCACGTCGCGGCCGGGTCTCCGGATGAACAGGATCCGCACATCCGCGGCCTTCGCCCGGGCGGACAGTTCGTCCGACAACTCGGCGCCGAGGGCGGTGCCGTCGAGCACGTCGCGGCCCCAACCCGTCGGCACCTCGAGGCACACGTAGCCGGGCGCGGTGGCTGCCGTTCCGGGCAGCGGCTCGTCGAGCGCGGACAGTGCGGAACAGGTGGGGGCGGAGATGGTGGTCACGCGGACATTGTGGCCCGGACACCCTCGCGGCGGCTCGGCACCCCGTGGTGACGGGTCAGCCGCGGCGCAGTCGACGCAGTGCCACACCACTCCACATCCGCAGGAATCCCTGCGACAGGTACGCGAAGCTGCCCAGTGCCAGCACCCACTTGGTGACGCTGACGGTCGAGGCGGCCCGGACCGTCCGGTCGTCGATCCGGGTGCGCTGATCCAGCAGGTACAGGCCGACGATGTTCTCGACGTAGTCCCCCGCCGCGGCGACGACCGGCGCCGCCATCAGGATCCGACGCGTACTCGGCGACAACGGGCGGTGCTCGTCGAGTGATCGTGCGCCGGCCCGCAACGCGATCGCGAAGGTCGCCGGGTGGACCATGTCCCAGTAGTAGTGCTCCCGGTAGCGCTCGATCTCCTCGGGGCCGAGATCGTCGAGGATCTTCCGGTACTTCGCGGCCGAGAAGGTGGTCTGGACGGTGCCCACTGTCGGGGCCGTGGAACCGAGAACCCGACCGATGTTCGCCTGGGACACGAGGAAGATGGCGGCAGCACCGATGAGGACGCGGTCGGCCCGGGTGAGTGTCATGCTCGTGATGCTAGGGGCAGAGAATCCGCGACCCTACGGAAGGGAGACCCGTGCAGATCACCGGAGCAGTCCTGGAGGAGATCGGACGTCAGCGGCGGTACGAGGAGTCCACTCCGCTCAGCGTGGACCTTCTCGAACTCGACCCACCGGGACCGGGTGAGGCGCTGGTCGAGATCGAATGCGCCGGTGTGTGCCACTCCGATCTGTCCGTGGTCGACGGCAACCGGCCTCGCCCGGTGCCCATGCTGCTCGGGCACGAAGCGGCCGGACGCATCGTCGAACTCGGTGACGACACCACCGGATTCTCCGTCGGCGAGCGGGTCGTCATGACCTTCATGCCCCGCTGCGGTGAGTGCGAGGGCTGCGCGAGCAACGGCATCCGCCCCTGCATCCCGGGATCGGCCGCGAACGCTGCGGGAACCCTGCTGTCGGGCGCCCGGCGGCTGCACCGCGACGGGAACGACGTCCACCACCATCTGGGAGCATCGGCCTTCGCGACCCACGCCGTCGTCGACACGCGGTCGCTCGTCGGTGTCGGCGACGACGTCCCCGCCGAGGTCGCCGCGCTGATGGGCTGCGCCGTGCTGACCGGTGGCGGTGCGGTCGTCAATGCCGCTCGTCCTCAGGCCGGGGACACGCTGGTCGTCGTCGGTCTCGGTGGAGTGGGGATGGCCGCGCTGCTCGTGGCGCTGGCCCACGACGACGTCACCGTGATCGCCGTCGACACCTCCCCCGACAAGCGCGACACGGCCCGTTCGCTGGGAGCCCGACACGTCCTCTCACCGGACGAGGCCGTCGAGCAGGGCGTGAAGGCACGGCTGGTCATCGAGGCCGCGGGGAGCGTGCCCGCGCTCGCCACGGCGGTCGCGCTCACCGGACCGGGAGGCACCACGATCACCGTCGGACTGCCCGCCCCCGACGCCCGGCTCGAGATCTCGCCCACCGCTCTCGTCGGCGAGGGCCGCTCACTGGTGGGCAGCTATCTCGGATCCGCCGTCCCGGCCCGGGACATCCCCCGCTTCGTGGACATGTGGCGCGAGGGGCGACTGCCGGTCGAGCGGCTCGTCACCGACCGTCTGCCGCTGGGCCGGATCAACGAGGCGATGGACGCCCTGGCCGACGGAACCGCCCTCCGCCAGATCCTCACCATGGACTGATCACGAGCCCACACATCAGGTTCA harbors:
- a CDS encoding multicopper oxidase family protein; the encoded protein is MGVVKLLVRLLAIPFVLFIAFVAVIGGLAVHAWTTRALDTTGRVDFDTALRIPPVESGTVDADGTRVFDLTMRRGTTDLGHGPDTRTWGVNGSYLGPTLRAVRGENVRVNVTNELGETSTMHWHGMHLPAAMDGGPHQPIEPGTTWSPYWTVDQPAATLWYHPHLHGSTAAHVYRGVAGMFLIDEPGTSPLPHDYGVDDIPLIVQDRKFDGDQLDDSNAIFADVGTLGDEILVNGTPRPFLDVATETVRLRVLNASNARVYNFSFDTGMPFLVVGSDGGLLEEPRAVRSLQLSPGERAEIVVRPEAGSRHVLRSTPPELKAGFWQDRFSGGDDRMDVLELRAAPVLRSSAAIPERLTTLPELGEPSSTRRIDLTSSTTINDREMDMGRIDEVVVAGTTELWEVRNVSGTIHNFHIHDVQFEILGITGVSPDHPSLAGRKDTVFVPPAATVRLLVPFGSHTDPAMPYMYHCHLLKHEDSGMMGQFVVVGADEVHDVTQAAGTAHHAHDGG
- a CDS encoding MMPL family transporter; this translates as MSRWAEIVVTRSRWVLAIVLLVVLFAGAWGVGIFGKLTGTGYYDPNSEAVEVEQIIYENFGSQAADIIALYTAPEGRTVDGIRPDIERTLAEFQDAVPAESIQTYWTAPPPMNQLLLSTDQRSVAASITLGANSGLTAASFPEALDLLEVPGVESQFAGNTVVAIEFTDTLESDLVRSELIAVPITLVLLVFIFGGVIAAAVPVFVGVLAIFSSLATLRLLSNFTEVSSYALNITSLIGLGLAIDYGLFIVSRYREELAAGSDVTSAVKRTMSTAGHTVMFSAALLICAFAGMLVFPQTVLRSLGLGAMAAVLGAAVLSLTAVPALLTMLGHRINAWTWDRETSTRAEARARRFWGGVVRKVVRRPALIAVVITGGLLVLASPVFEARFGEIEYTALPEDSQARAATQTLLDEFPSTGNGATLVLRGENGQAPDSTAVRTVSTEVAKVDGISQTVIVGQESDVVVLQGLYAQGVDGTARASEITGELRALDVPDGTDLLVGGGRALVDDANQAVSDSLPWMITIMVLSTLVLLFLAFGSVALPIKAVLMAALSLAATFGVLTWVFQLGHGASWLHVVPAAMEPTFVVLILAVVFGLSTDYEVFLMSRMMEARAAGASTVEAVEYGIARTGRVVTAAALLLIVVTGAFTISGLSIMRFLGVGMIVALIIDATIVRMLLVPSLVKLMGEANWWAPAWMKRVHAKVGLGH
- a CDS encoding sucrase ferredoxin, with product MTTISAPTCSALSALDEPLPGTAATAPGYVCLEVPTGWGRDVLDGTALGAELSDELSARAKAADVRILFIRRPGRDVVRETRTVLLARTEPENTWCERLEITEPAELLDIVPRVVAGPAPGIGAAVQDPIALVCAHGKRDRCCAVLGRPIAAALTAEFGQDVWECSHTGGHRFAPSMIMLPTGYTYGRLGEDDSLAAVRDAGKGQVHAAGLRGRSTWGAAGQAAEIAVREAIDEFAIDAVTVEDGDEPIVRHHDGRAWRVRVETSELPARPASCGAAAKPARPVVATTITPL
- a CDS encoding alcohol dehydrogenase catalytic domain-containing protein produces the protein MQITGAVLEEIGRQRRYEESTPLSVDLLELDPPGPGEALVEIECAGVCHSDLSVVDGNRPRPVPMLLGHEAAGRIVELGDDTTGFSVGERVVMTFMPRCGECEGCASNGIRPCIPGSAANAAGTLLSGARRLHRDGNDVHHHLGASAFATHAVVDTRSLVGVGDDVPAEVAALMGCAVLTGGGAVVNAARPQAGDTLVVVGLGGVGMAALLVALAHDDVTVIAVDTSPDKRDTARSLGARHVLSPDEAVEQGVKARLVIEAAGSVPALATAVALTGPGGTTITVGLPAPDARLEISPTALVGEGRSLVGSYLGSAVPARDIPRFVDMWREGRLPVERLVTDRLPLGRINEAMDALADGTALRQILTMD